One genomic region from Curtobacterium sp. 9128 encodes:
- a CDS encoding fumarylacetoacetate hydrolase family protein: protein MKIARFSSKGEDPRYGILDERALVVLAGDPMYQGFETTGERVPLSEAKLLAPVIPRSKVIGVGLNYAEHADEMDDVSGDDPVVFLKPNTSVIGPDDPIRLPEGVGRVDHEGELAIVIGSLAKNVTREDFASVILGYTIANDVTARDLQARDGQWTRAKGFDTFCPLGPVIETEIDPSDIRLETRVDGDLRQVASTSEMVHDIPSLIEFVSSIWTLLPGDVILTGTPAGVGEIRDGEVVEVTISGIGTLKNPVIARK from the coding sequence GTGAAGATCGCACGGTTCAGCAGCAAGGGTGAAGACCCCCGGTACGGCATCCTCGACGAGCGCGCTCTGGTGGTGCTCGCGGGAGACCCGATGTACCAGGGCTTCGAGACCACGGGGGAGCGGGTGCCCCTGTCGGAAGCGAAGCTCCTCGCACCGGTGATCCCGCGCTCCAAGGTCATCGGCGTCGGACTCAACTACGCCGAGCACGCCGACGAGATGGACGACGTGTCGGGTGACGACCCCGTGGTGTTCCTCAAGCCGAACACCTCGGTCATCGGCCCGGACGATCCCATCCGTCTGCCGGAGGGCGTCGGCCGCGTCGATCACGAGGGCGAACTCGCCATCGTGATCGGTTCGCTCGCGAAGAACGTCACGCGCGAGGACTTCGCGAGTGTCATCCTCGGGTACACGATCGCGAACGACGTGACCGCCCGTGACCTCCAGGCCCGTGACGGCCAGTGGACCCGGGCGAAGGGGTTCGACACGTTCTGCCCGCTCGGCCCGGTGATCGAGACCGAGATCGACCCGTCGGACATCCGTCTCGAGACCCGCGTCGACGGCGACCTGCGCCAGGTGGCGTCGACGAGCGAGATGGTGCACGACATCCCGTCGCTCATCGAGTTCGTGTCGTCGATCTGGACGCTCCTGCCCGGGGACGTCATCCTCACCGGGACCCCCGCCGGCGTGGGGGAGATCCGCGACGGCGAGGTCGTCGAGGTGACGATCTCCGGCATCGGCACGTTGAAGAACCCGGTCATCGCCCGCAAGTGA
- a CDS encoding branched-chain amino acid aminotransferase has product MSTETVFGLEFSTTPSAERRAEAERETILADPGFGKHFTDHMATVEWTLDAGWHDASIHPYGPLSLDPSASVLHYAQEIFEGLKAYRHADGSVWTFRPEANAERFQRSARRLALPELPVEVFVESIRQLVRTDVDWVPSAPETSLYLRPFMIATESFLGVRAAQAVSYHCIASPAGAYFTSGPKPVSIWLSSNYARAGRGGTGAAKTGGNYAASLLPQQEAYEHGCQQVMFLDSEEGKYLEELGGMNVVLVKADGTLVTPDSDSILEGITRDSILQLAEDRGLRVERRRVTLDEWHDGVADGSITEAFACGTAAVVTPIAELRGDGFTIGSPTVGAGELTMSLREELTDIQSGRRPDPHGWMTKLTDAS; this is encoded by the coding sequence ATGAGCACCGAGACAGTCTTCGGACTCGAGTTCTCCACCACCCCGTCCGCTGAGCGCCGTGCCGAGGCGGAGCGCGAGACGATCCTGGCGGACCCGGGGTTCGGCAAGCACTTCACCGACCACATGGCGACCGTCGAGTGGACGCTCGACGCCGGCTGGCACGACGCCTCGATCCACCCGTACGGGCCGCTCTCGCTCGACCCCAGCGCCAGCGTGCTGCACTACGCGCAGGAGATCTTCGAGGGCCTGAAGGCGTACCGCCACGCCGACGGCTCGGTGTGGACGTTCCGACCGGAAGCGAACGCCGAGCGGTTCCAGCGCTCCGCGCGCCGACTCGCGCTGCCGGAGCTGCCGGTCGAGGTGTTCGTCGAGTCGATCCGGCAACTGGTCAGGACCGACGTCGATTGGGTGCCGAGTGCCCCGGAGACGAGCCTGTACCTGCGGCCGTTCATGATCGCCACGGAGTCGTTCCTCGGGGTCCGTGCGGCCCAGGCGGTGTCCTACCACTGCATCGCGAGCCCGGCCGGGGCCTACTTCACGTCCGGGCCGAAGCCGGTGTCCATCTGGCTGTCGTCGAACTACGCCCGTGCGGGTCGGGGTGGCACCGGTGCGGCCAAGACCGGCGGCAACTACGCCGCCTCGCTGCTGCCCCAGCAAGAGGCGTACGAGCACGGCTGCCAGCAGGTGATGTTCCTCGACTCCGAAGAGGGCAAGTACCTCGAAGAGCTCGGCGGCATGAACGTCGTGCTCGTGAAGGCGGACGGCACGCTCGTGACGCCCGACTCGGACTCCATCCTCGAAGGGATCACGCGCGACTCGATCCTGCAGCTCGCGGAAGACCGCGGCCTGCGGGTCGAGCGGCGTCGGGTGACCCTCGACGAGTGGCATGACGGCGTCGCGGACGGCTCCATCACCGAGGCCTTCGCGTGCGGTACCGCCGCCGTGGTGACCCCGATCGCCGAACTCCGCGGCGACGGCTTCACGATCGGATCGCCCACGGTCGGTGCTGGCGAACTGACTATGTCCCTCCGAGAAGAGCTCACCGACATCCAGTCCGGCCGTCGTCCCGACCCGCACGGGTGGATGACCAAGCTGACCGACGCGTCCTGA
- a CDS encoding 3-isopropylmalate dehydrogenase, translating to MTQTLKLAVIRGDGIGPEVVDEALKVLHAVTPDDLVIEETPFSLGATRFLETGDILTDEDMAAVAAHDAILLGAVGGDPRDPRLAGGIIERGLLLKLRFAFDHYVNLRPTKVYDSVVTPLASPGDVDFVVVREGTEGPYVGNGGAIRVGTPHEIATEVSVNTAYGVERTVRYAFDLADRRPRKHLTLVHKSNVLVNAGALWQRTVAAVGAEYPDVTVDYQHVDAVTIHMVREPARFDVIVTDNLFGDIITDLAGAISGGIGLAASGNINPDGTFPSMFEPVHGSAPDIAGQQKADPTAAILSVALLLDHIGRGDLATAVTRAVEADLADRGTTQRRTAEIGDAIAAAATARTTTA from the coding sequence ATGACGCAGACGCTCAAGCTCGCCGTCATCCGTGGTGACGGCATCGGACCAGAGGTCGTGGACGAGGCCCTCAAGGTCCTGCACGCCGTCACACCGGACGACCTCGTCATCGAGGAGACCCCGTTCTCGCTCGGAGCCACCCGGTTCCTCGAGACCGGCGACATCCTGACGGACGAGGACATGGCTGCTGTCGCGGCGCACGATGCGATCCTGCTCGGCGCGGTCGGCGGGGATCCCCGTGATCCCCGCCTGGCCGGCGGCATCATCGAGCGTGGGCTGCTGCTGAAGCTGCGGTTCGCCTTCGACCACTACGTCAACCTGCGTCCGACGAAGGTCTACGACTCCGTCGTCACACCGCTGGCCTCCCCGGGGGACGTCGACTTCGTCGTCGTGCGGGAAGGGACCGAGGGGCCCTACGTCGGCAACGGGGGAGCGATCCGCGTCGGCACGCCGCACGAGATCGCGACCGAGGTCTCGGTGAACACGGCGTACGGCGTCGAGCGCACCGTGCGGTACGCGTTCGACCTGGCGGACCGTCGTCCCCGCAAGCACCTGACGCTCGTGCACAAGAGCAACGTGCTCGTGAACGCCGGGGCGCTCTGGCAGCGCACGGTGGCCGCGGTCGGGGCGGAGTACCCGGACGTCACCGTGGACTACCAGCACGTCGACGCCGTCACCATCCACATGGTGCGGGAGCCTGCTAGGTTCGACGTCATCGTCACCGACAACCTCTTCGGCGACATCATCACCGACCTGGCCGGCGCGATCAGCGGCGGCATCGGTCTGGCGGCCTCGGGCAACATCAACCCGGACGGCACCTTCCCCAGCATGTTCGAGCCGGTGCACGGATCCGCGCCGGACATCGCGGGCCAGCAGAAGGCCGATCCCACGGCCGCCATCCTCTCCGTCGCACTCCTCCTCGACCACATCGGTCGGGGTGACCTGGCGACGGCGGTGACACGGGCGGTGGAAGCGGACCTGGCTGACCGGGGCACCACGCAGCGTCGCACGGCCGAGATCGGCGACGCCATCGCCGCCGCGGCCACAGCGCGCACCACCACCGCCTGA
- the serA gene encoding phosphoglycerate dehydrogenase, which yields MPKPVVLIAEELSPATVDALGPDFEIRNVDGTDRSALLASLADAHAILVRSATKVDAEAIAAAPNLKVVARAGVGLDNVDIKAATTAGVMVVNAPTSNIISAAELTVGHILSLARHIPAAHASLAAGAWKRSAYTGVELYEKTVGIIGLGRIGALITQRLQAFGVSVIAYDPYVTTARAQQLGVELVSLDDLLRRADFVTIHMPKTPETLGMISDDQFAIMKPTAFVVNVARGGLIDEDALHRALTSNQIAGAGLDVFVSEPPTDSPLVSLPNVVVTPHLGASTDEAQEKAGVSVAKSVRLALGGELVPDAVNVAGGVIDPYVRPGIPLVEKLGQVFTALATSPVTSIDVEVHGELAEFDVSVLKLAALKGVFTDVVSDQVSYVNAPLIAEQRGVSVRLITDSDSPEYRNVLTIRGAQSEGPAISVSGTLTGPKQVEKLVEINGYDVEVALDKHHVVMDYTDRPGIVAVYGKEFGEAGINIAAMQIARHSAGGQALSVLTVDSPVPADILEHVRSTIDASSLREIDITL from the coding sequence GTGCCGAAGCCGGTCGTCCTGATCGCCGAAGAACTCTCGCCCGCCACAGTCGACGCCCTCGGGCCCGACTTCGAGATCCGGAACGTGGACGGCACCGACCGATCCGCACTCCTGGCCTCCCTCGCCGACGCGCACGCCATCCTGGTGCGCTCCGCCACCAAGGTCGACGCCGAAGCGATCGCCGCAGCCCCGAACCTCAAGGTCGTCGCCCGTGCGGGTGTCGGCCTCGACAACGTCGACATCAAGGCGGCCACCACGGCCGGCGTGATGGTCGTCAACGCCCCGACGTCGAACATCATCTCGGCGGCCGAGCTGACGGTCGGGCACATCCTGTCGCTCGCGCGGCACATCCCGGCGGCGCACGCGTCGCTCGCGGCCGGCGCGTGGAAGCGTTCCGCGTACACCGGCGTCGAGCTCTACGAGAAGACCGTCGGCATCATCGGCCTCGGCCGCATCGGCGCGCTCATCACCCAGCGCCTGCAGGCCTTCGGCGTCTCGGTCATCGCGTACGACCCCTACGTCACCACCGCCCGTGCGCAGCAGCTCGGGGTGGAGCTCGTCTCCCTCGACGACCTGCTGCGGCGCGCCGACTTCGTCACGATCCACATGCCGAAGACGCCGGAGACCCTCGGCATGATCTCGGATGACCAGTTCGCCATCATGAAGCCGACGGCCTTCGTGGTGAACGTCGCCCGCGGTGGCCTCATCGACGAAGACGCGCTGCACCGTGCGCTCACGTCGAACCAGATAGCCGGTGCCGGGCTCGACGTCTTCGTGTCGGAGCCCCCGACGGACTCGCCGCTCGTCTCGCTGCCGAACGTCGTCGTCACGCCGCACCTCGGAGCGTCCACCGACGAAGCACAGGAGAAAGCGGGCGTCTCGGTCGCCAAGTCGGTGCGGCTCGCGCTCGGCGGGGAGCTCGTCCCCGACGCGGTGAACGTCGCCGGCGGCGTCATCGACCCGTACGTGCGCCCTGGCATCCCGCTCGTCGAGAAGCTCGGCCAGGTCTTCACGGCCCTCGCCACCTCGCCGGTGACCAGCATCGACGTCGAGGTCCACGGCGAGCTCGCCGAGTTCGACGTCAGCGTCCTCAAGCTGGCGGCACTCAAGGGCGTCTTCACCGACGTCGTGAGCGACCAGGTGTCCTACGTCAACGCCCCGCTCATCGCGGAGCAGCGCGGGGTCAGCGTGCGGCTCATCACCGACTCGGACAGCCCGGAGTACCGCAACGTGCTGACGATCCGTGGCGCCCAGTCCGAAGGCCCGGCGATCAGCGTCTCCGGCACGCTCACCGGCCCGAAGCAGGTCGAGAAGCTCGTGGAGATCAACGGCTACGACGTCGAGGTCGCACTCGACAAGCACCACGTGGTCATGGACTACACCGACCGGCCCGGCATCGTCGCGGTCTACGGCAAGGAGTTCGGCGAGGCGGGCATCAACATCGCCGCCATGCAGATCGCGCGGCACTCGGCCGGTGGTCAGGCGCTCAGCGTCCTGACCGTCGACTCGCCCGTGCCGGCGGACATCCTCGAGCACGTCCGTTCGACGATCGACGCCTCCTCGCTCCGCGAGATCGACATCACGCTCTAG
- a CDS encoding mannitol-1-phosphate 5-dehydrogenase: protein MAVTKRAVHIGAGKIGRGFVGQFLVASGYELTFVDVDERVVHALNEAGRFVVHEVGEMPVEHLVYGFRALSSKTDRDAVVRAIAEADVVTTAVGARTLPLVAPVIAEGLAARPLERGDVTIVACENAFNATDSLHASIRRAPILEDRDIAAVFANCAIDRIVPDQSGVLGQSGGLDVVLEPFYEWVIERTPFASSDAEPPEIEGVTWVDDLQPFVERKLYTVNTAHATAAYHGYVRGIRLIREALEDTAVKAEVDGVLAETTALLIAKHGFDPEEHAHYVAANLSRIANPHLPDTTVRVGRNPLRKLGRRERFVGPAAQLAERGLPVEHLLGAVRVALEFDDENDPESIELHALLRSGATAHALTEILTGLMESHPLFPSVRDVVAEVLESQAADA from the coding sequence ATGGCGGTGACGAAGCGAGCGGTCCACATCGGCGCCGGCAAGATCGGGCGCGGATTCGTGGGCCAGTTCCTCGTGGCCAGCGGTTACGAGCTGACCTTCGTCGACGTCGACGAGCGGGTCGTCCATGCCCTCAACGAAGCCGGTCGCTTCGTGGTGCACGAGGTCGGCGAGATGCCGGTCGAGCACCTCGTCTACGGGTTCCGTGCGCTCAGCAGCAAGACCGACCGCGACGCCGTCGTCCGGGCGATCGCCGAGGCGGACGTCGTCACCACGGCCGTCGGTGCCCGCACGCTGCCGCTCGTCGCGCCGGTCATCGCCGAAGGGCTCGCGGCGCGGCCGCTCGAGCGCGGTGACGTCACCATCGTCGCCTGCGAGAACGCCTTCAACGCGACGGACTCCCTGCACGCCAGCATCCGTCGCGCCCCGATCCTCGAAGACCGCGACATCGCCGCCGTCTTCGCGAACTGCGCGATCGACCGCATCGTCCCCGACCAGTCCGGTGTGCTCGGGCAGTCGGGCGGACTCGACGTCGTGCTCGAGCCGTTCTACGAGTGGGTCATCGAGCGCACCCCCTTCGCGAGCTCGGACGCCGAGCCCCCGGAGATCGAGGGCGTGACCTGGGTCGACGACCTCCAGCCGTTCGTCGAGCGCAAGCTCTACACGGTGAACACGGCCCACGCGACGGCTGCCTACCACGGCTACGTCCGCGGGATCCGGCTCATCCGCGAAGCGCTCGAGGACACCGCCGTGAAGGCCGAGGTCGACGGCGTCCTCGCGGAGACCACGGCGCTCCTCATCGCGAAGCACGGCTTCGACCCCGAGGAACACGCGCACTACGTGGCCGCGAACCTCTCCCGGATCGCGAACCCCCACCTGCCGGACACCACCGTCCGCGTCGGTCGGAACCCGCTCCGCAAGCTCGGGCGCCGCGAACGCTTCGTCGGGCCGGCAGCGCAGCTCGCCGAGCGCGGACTCCCCGTGGAGCACCTGCTCGGCGCTGTCCGCGTCGCGCTCGAGTTCGACGACGAGAACGACCCCGAGTCGATCGAGCTGCACGCGTTGCTCCGGTCGGGGGCCACGGCACACGCGCTCACCGAGATCCTCACCGGTCTCATGGAGAGCCACCCGCTGTTCCCGTCCGTCCGGGACGTCGTCGCCGAGGTGCTCGAGTCCCAGGCCGCCGACGCCTGA
- the ilvC gene encoding ketol-acid reductoisomerase codes for MTDIVYDADADLTLIQGKKVAVIGYGSQGHAHALNLRDSGVEVKIGLQEGSKSRQKAEEAGFEVLTPAEVTKWADVVVILAPDQVQRIVYKDDIEPNLKQGATLVFGHGFNIRYGYIEAPEGVDVSLVAPKGPGHTVRREYEAGRGVPVIVAVEVDASGSAWDLAWSYSKAIGGLRSGGIKTTFTEETETDLFGEQAVLCGGTSQLIQYGFETLVEAGYQPQIAYFEVLHELKLIVDLIWEGGLTKQRWSISDTAEFGDYVSGPRVISPEVKENMKAVLADIQDGTFAKRFIDDQDAGAPEFKALREKGEGHPIEATGRELRKLFAWKQSDSDYVDGSAAR; via the coding sequence GTGACTGACATCGTGTACGACGCCGACGCCGACCTGACCCTCATCCAGGGCAAGAAGGTCGCGGTCATCGGCTACGGATCGCAGGGCCACGCCCACGCCCTCAACCTCCGCGACTCCGGCGTCGAGGTGAAGATCGGTCTGCAGGAGGGCTCGAAGAGCCGCCAGAAGGCCGAAGAGGCGGGCTTCGAGGTCCTCACCCCTGCCGAGGTCACCAAGTGGGCCGACGTCGTCGTGATCCTCGCGCCGGACCAGGTCCAGCGCATCGTCTACAAGGACGACATCGAGCCGAACCTCAAGCAGGGCGCGACCCTCGTCTTCGGCCACGGCTTCAACATCCGCTACGGCTACATCGAGGCGCCGGAGGGCGTGGACGTGTCGCTCGTCGCACCGAAGGGCCCCGGCCACACCGTGCGCCGCGAGTACGAGGCCGGCCGTGGCGTCCCCGTGATCGTCGCCGTCGAGGTCGACGCGTCCGGCTCCGCCTGGGACCTCGCGTGGTCCTACTCCAAGGCGATCGGTGGCCTCCGCTCCGGCGGCATCAAGACCACCTTCACCGAGGAGACCGAGACCGACCTGTTCGGTGAGCAGGCCGTCCTCTGCGGTGGCACGTCGCAGCTCATCCAGTACGGCTTCGAGACCCTCGTCGAGGCGGGCTACCAGCCGCAGATCGCCTACTTCGAGGTGCTCCACGAGCTCAAGCTCATCGTCGACCTCATCTGGGAGGGCGGCCTCACCAAGCAGCGCTGGTCGATCTCCGACACCGCCGAGTTCGGTGACTACGTCTCCGGCCCCCGCGTGATCTCGCCCGAGGTCAAGGAGAACATGAAGGCGGTGCTCGCCGACATCCAGGACGGCACCTTCGCCAAGCGCTTCATCGACGACCAGGACGCCGGCGCCCCGGAGTTCAAGGCGCTCCGCGAGAAGGGCGAGGGCCACCCGATCGAGGCGACCGGTCGCGAGCTGCGCAAGCTGTTCGCGTGGAAGCAGTCGGACTCCGACTACGTCGACGGTTCCGCAGCGCGGTAG
- the ilvN gene encoding acetolactate synthase small subunit — translation MSHVLSLLVEDKPGLLTRVAGLFARRGFNIESLAVGNTEVAGLSRITVVVDVEDLPLEQVTKQLNKLVNVIKIVELDFSQSVQREHMLVKVRVDNQTRSAVLEAVNLFRAQVVDVANDSLIVEVTGDPGKIQAILRVLEPYGIKELARAGLLGMGRGPKSITDRVR, via the coding sequence ATGAGCCACGTCCTGTCCCTCCTGGTCGAGGACAAGCCGGGTCTGCTGACCCGCGTCGCCGGGCTCTTCGCCCGCCGCGGCTTCAACATCGAGTCCCTCGCCGTGGGCAACACCGAGGTCGCTGGCCTGTCCCGCATCACGGTCGTCGTCGACGTCGAGGACCTGCCGCTCGAACAGGTGACCAAGCAGCTCAACAAGCTCGTCAACGTCATCAAGATCGTCGAACTCGACTTCTCGCAGTCGGTCCAGCGCGAGCACATGCTCGTGAAGGTCCGTGTCGACAACCAGACGCGCTCGGCCGTGCTCGAAGCAGTGAACCTGTTCCGCGCCCAGGTCGTCGACGTCGCGAACGACTCGCTCATCGTCGAGGTGACCGGTGACCCCGGCAAGATCCAGGCGATCCTCCGCGTGCTCGAGCCCTACGGCATCAAGGAGCTCGCCCGAGCGGGCCTCCTCGGCATGGGCCGCGGACCGAAGAGCATCACCGACCGGGTGCGCTGA